Proteins encoded in a region of the Flavobacteriaceae bacterium HL-DH10 genome:
- the ftsY gene encoding signal recognition particle-docking protein FtsY, which translates to MSFFKKIFSSEKKETLDKGLEKTKSSFFGKLSKAVAGKSKVDDDVLDSLEEVLVSSDVGVNTTLKVIERIEARVSKDKYLGTDELNKILREEIAGLLSETNTGEDTEYTIPSLPKQTDGTKTPYVLMVVGVNGVGKTTTIGKLAYQFKKQGLKVVLGAADTFRAAAIDQLQVWADRVDVPMVRQDMGSDPASVAFDALQSGVNQEADVIIIDTAGRLHNKVNLMNELTKVKRVMQKVVSDAPHDVLLVLDGSTGQNAFEQAKQFTAATEVTSLAVTKLDGTAKGGVVIGISDQFKIPVKYIGVGEGIEDLQVFNKFEFVDSFFK; encoded by the coding sequence ATGAGTTTTTTTAAAAAAATATTTTCTTCAGAAAAAAAAGAGACATTAGATAAAGGTTTAGAAAAAACTAAATCTAGTTTCTTTGGTAAATTAAGTAAAGCTGTAGCAGGAAAATCTAAAGTAGATGATGATGTTTTAGATAGTTTGGAGGAAGTTTTGGTTTCTAGTGATGTAGGCGTAAATACAACGCTTAAAGTTATTGAACGTATTGAAGCCCGTGTATCTAAAGATAAATATTTGGGTACCGATGAATTAAATAAAATTCTTCGCGAAGAAATCGCAGGTTTATTGAGTGAAACTAATACTGGTGAAGACACTGAATACACCATTCCTAGTTTACCAAAACAAACTGATGGCACTAAAACACCTTATGTGTTGATGGTAGTTGGTGTAAATGGTGTTGGTAAAACAACTACTATTGGGAAACTAGCTTATCAGTTTAAAAAACAAGGTTTAAAAGTGGTTTTGGGAGCTGCTGATACATTTAGAGCAGCAGCTATAGATCAATTACAAGTTTGGGCAGATCGCGTTGATGTGCCTATGGTACGACAAGACATGGGGAGCGATCCTGCATCTGTGGCTTTTGACGCACTACAGTCTGGAGTAAATCAAGAAGCAGATGTTATTATTATTGACACTGCGGGACGTTTACATAATAAAGTGAATTTAATGAATGAGCTTACAAAAGTAAAACGCGTCATGCAAAAAGTAGTTAGCGATGCCCCACACGATGTGTTATTGGTTTTAGACGGCTCAACAGGTCAGAATGCTTTTGAGCAAGCTAAACAGTTTACTGCAGCTACAGAGGTAACGTCTTTAGCGGTTACAAAACTTGATGGTACAGCAAAAGGCGGTGTAGTAATTGGTATTTCAGATCAATTTAAAATTCCTGTAAAATATATTGGTGTAGGTGAAGGGATTGAAGATTTACAAGTGTTCAATAAATTTGAATTTGTAGATTCTTTTTTTAAGTAA
- the rpmG gene encoding 50S ribosomal protein L33 yields MAKKGNRIQVILECTEHKESGQPGTSRYITTKNKKNTPDRMEIKKFNPILKRMTVHKEIK; encoded by the coding sequence ATGGCAAAGAAAGGTAATAGAATACAGGTAATATTAGAATGTACTGAGCATAAAGAGTCTGGACAACCAGGAACTTCAAGATACATTACTACTAAAAACAAAAAGAATACGCCAGATAGAATGGAGATTAAAAAATTTAATCCAATTCTTAAACGTATGACAGTTCATAAAGAAATCAAGTAA
- a CDS encoding monoheme cytochrome C: MISEKVFRTLIIKVHRLLMLLLALFVITGGLILYYMSNPSFFDFKSEPKTIAVAPVEIDEDRIENGIHVRTGLVDAEGLMLVVNNCTNCHSAKLVTQNRMTAERWNTTIKWMQETQNLWDLGRNQEVIVNYLVTNYPPKAIGRRAVLTDIDWYELNN; encoded by the coding sequence ATGATTAGCGAAAAAGTATTCAGAACCTTAATAATAAAAGTGCATCGGTTATTGATGCTTCTTTTGGCGTTATTTGTAATAACAGGAGGTCTTATACTTTATTATATGTCTAATCCTTCGTTCTTTGATTTTAAATCGGAACCTAAAACTATTGCTGTGGCTCCCGTTGAAATTGATGAAGACCGCATTGAAAATGGTATTCATGTTAGAACAGGTTTAGTAGATGCAGAAGGATTAATGTTGGTTGTAAACAATTGTACTAATTGTCATTCAGCAAAATTAGTAACACAAAATAGAATGACTGCAGAACGATGGAATACAACTATTAAATGGATGCAGGAAACACAAAATCTTTGGGATTTAGGAAGAAACCAAGAGGTTATAGTTAATTATTTAGTAACCAATTATCCTCCAAAAGCTATAGGAAGGCGTGCCGTATTAACAGATATAGACTGGTACGAACTAAACAATTAG
- a CDS encoding serine hydrolase: MTKQIFFSVAFLVLSIFNTIAQTDKNSDLFIELKKQDSIFFERGFNQCDLDYLESHITEDLKFYHDQSGFQDKNAFFENTQKYICSNSEQKPIRIVDTNSLEVFPLFNNGKIYGAIQIGVHHFYLRENGKEDVWTSTAKFTHIWILKNEIWKLSEVLSYDHHDPVVENPENDIEKLLKDNNVPALGIGIIENGKLTKVEVSGTLDKQTTAPYNTIFKVASLTKPIVALTTLKLIDKGLLDLDEPLFKYWIDPDIKNDERHKELTPRLILTHQTGFPNWRYMTESNKLAFQFDPDTKYQYSGEGFEYLRKAIENKLGKSIEELAEELLFTPLEMTDTRFWWDSGMDETRYAQNFNEKGEKIVTEKYYEANAAANLLTTVEDYGKFLEHLINGAGISKNLYQEIIQHQVTLKEYDFFGLGWEILAGFNDDEFALLHTGKDPGVSTLAIWFPKSKNGYLIFLNGDNVDKIYEELLTKRLYLGNELWNKR; encoded by the coding sequence ATGACAAAACAAATTTTCTTTAGCGTAGCTTTTCTTGTTTTATCTATTTTTAATACCATTGCACAAACAGATAAAAACTCAGACTTATTTATCGAACTCAAAAAGCAAGACAGCATTTTCTTTGAACGTGGGTTTAACCAATGTGATTTGGATTATTTAGAAAGTCACATAACGGAAGATTTAAAATTTTACCACGACCAAAGCGGATTCCAAGACAAAAATGCCTTCTTTGAAAATACTCAAAAATACATCTGTTCTAATTCAGAACAAAAGCCAATCCGAATAGTAGATACAAATAGTTTGGAAGTATTTCCCCTCTTTAACAACGGAAAAATATATGGTGCCATACAGATCGGTGTCCATCATTTCTATTTAAGGGAAAATGGCAAAGAAGATGTATGGACCAGCACAGCAAAATTCACACATATTTGGATTTTAAAAAATGAGATTTGGAAGTTGAGCGAAGTGCTGAGTTACGACCATCACGACCCTGTTGTTGAAAACCCGGAAAATGATATTGAAAAGTTATTGAAAGACAACAACGTTCCTGCATTGGGAATTGGAATAATTGAAAACGGAAAATTGACCAAAGTTGAAGTTTCCGGAACACTCGATAAACAAACAACCGCACCCTATAATACCATCTTTAAAGTAGCGTCTTTAACTAAACCAATTGTTGCCTTGACCACATTAAAACTGATTGACAAAGGACTATTGGATTTGGATGAACCTCTATTCAAGTATTGGATTGACCCCGATATTAAAAATGATGAAAGGCATAAGGAACTTACACCCAGGCTCATTTTAACTCACCAAACGGGCTTTCCAAATTGGCGTTATATGACTGAATCAAATAAACTGGCTTTTCAATTTGACCCTGATACAAAATATCAATATTCAGGAGAAGGTTTTGAATATTTAAGAAAAGCTATTGAAAACAAACTGGGTAAAAGTATTGAAGAGCTTGCTGAGGAACTCTTATTTACACCTCTTGAAATGACAGATACCCGCTTCTGGTGGGATTCGGGAATGGACGAAACCCGATATGCTCAAAACTTCAACGAGAAAGGAGAAAAAATAGTAACCGAAAAATATTATGAAGCAAATGCTGCGGCAAACCTTTTAACCACTGTTGAAGATTATGGAAAATTTTTAGAGCATCTAATTAATGGCGCAGGAATTTCTAAAAATCTATATCAAGAAATAATACAACATCAGGTAACTCTTAAAGAATATGACTTTTTCGGATTGGGTTGGGAAATTTTAGCAGGTTTCAACGATGATGAGTTTGCTTTGCTACATACAGGTAAAGACCCTGGTGTAAGTACATTGGCTATATGGTTCCCAAAATCGAAAAATGGATATTTAATTTTCCTGAACGGAGATAATGTTGATAAAATTTATGAAGAATTACTGACCAAACGACTCTATTTGGGAAATGAACTATGGAATAAGAGATGA
- a CDS encoding helix-turn-helix transcriptional regulator codes for MSKLKKNRKKLNLTQEELSEKSGISIRTIQRIESGNEPKGQTLKLLAKTLGIKENELLKKEETKIEINVTLIKIINLSSLPFTIIPPANIIIPLVLMFAKKQFNPLTKQIVSIQILWLIFSVIIFMLTSFAKKWFSLGNKFTLIVMILLVLSNVFIILRNAVEIDKKGKLFFRLNFSLI; via the coding sequence ATGTCAAAACTGAAAAAAAACAGAAAAAAACTTAACTTGACACAGGAAGAACTTTCTGAAAAATCAGGGATTTCTATAAGAACCATACAACGTATTGAATCGGGGAATGAACCCAAAGGACAGACACTTAAATTATTAGCGAAGACTTTAGGAATAAAAGAAAATGAATTGCTTAAAAAAGAAGAAACCAAAATTGAGATTAACGTCACCTTAATAAAGATTATCAACCTATCTTCATTGCCTTTTACTATAATCCCACCTGCAAATATTATTATCCCACTTGTTTTAATGTTTGCAAAAAAGCAATTTAATCCATTGACAAAACAAATTGTTTCCATTCAAATTTTATGGCTAATATTTTCTGTCATTATTTTTATGTTGACTTCATTTGCAAAAAAATGGTTTTCGCTTGGGAACAAGTTTACTTTAATCGTCATGATTTTATTGGTTTTGTCTAATGTGTTTATCATCCTTAGAAACGCGGTCGAAATTGACAAAAAAGGGAAGTTGTTTTTCAGACTGAATTTCAGTCTTATATGA
- a CDS encoding sulfite oxidase gives MKRREFVKNATLSTFATLIGTELVFGTKILDGYTPLALQDPDPFKMFNKHPEMIVLNDKPWNIEAQAHLLDDKITPNSCMFIRNNGLVPERIDAKSWKLTIDGESVINKKEYTLLELKSKFKHYTYQLAIECGGNGRSEFNPPAKGNQWTVGAIHCASWTGVRLRDVLEDAGIKNDAVYIGYHAIDKHLSMDPNKEPISRGCPMQKALQDETILAFKMNDEDIPLVHGYPLRLVAGGWPASVSGKWIHTISIRNKVHDGTKMTGTAYRVPCAPVAPGEKVKDEDLCIIESMPVKSLITYPKTGAIINKGKPLTIRGHAWAGELEVSKMEYSIDYGSTWAACPVEKPVNRLSWQHFSAQVNFPKAGYYEVWARATDSNGMAQPMLLPGWNPKGYLNNACHRIAVKVK, from the coding sequence TTGAAAAGAAGAGAGTTTGTAAAAAATGCAACTTTAAGTACGTTTGCAACCCTTATTGGCACAGAGCTTGTTTTTGGTACTAAAATACTTGATGGATACACACCTTTAGCGTTACAAGACCCAGATCCTTTTAAAATGTTTAATAAACATCCTGAAATGATTGTTCTTAACGACAAACCATGGAATATTGAAGCACAAGCGCATTTATTAGATGACAAAATCACACCTAATTCCTGTATGTTTATTAGAAATAATGGACTCGTTCCTGAGCGTATTGATGCTAAGTCTTGGAAACTGACTATAGATGGTGAATCAGTCATTAATAAAAAAGAATACACCCTTTTAGAATTAAAATCAAAATTCAAACACTACACCTATCAATTAGCTATAGAATGTGGTGGTAATGGGCGAAGCGAATTTAATCCACCAGCAAAAGGAAACCAATGGACCGTTGGTGCAATACACTGTGCCTCTTGGACAGGTGTTAGGCTGCGAGATGTATTAGAAGATGCAGGTATTAAAAATGATGCAGTTTATATTGGTTACCATGCTATAGATAAACATTTGAGCATGGATCCTAATAAAGAACCTATTTCTAGAGGTTGCCCCATGCAAAAAGCATTACAAGATGAAACTATTTTAGCTTTTAAAATGAATGATGAGGATATTCCTTTAGTACATGGTTATCCGTTACGCTTGGTTGCTGGTGGATGGCCTGCTTCAGTTTCAGGAAAATGGATCCATACAATTAGCATTCGTAATAAAGTTCATGATGGTACAAAAATGACTGGAACAGCTTATAGAGTGCCTTGTGCTCCCGTAGCTCCTGGCGAAAAAGTAAAAGATGAAGATCTGTGCATTATTGAGTCGATGCCTGTAAAATCATTAATAACCTATCCTAAAACGGGTGCCATCATTAATAAAGGAAAGCCCTTAACTATTAGAGGACATGCCTGGGCTGGAGAACTTGAAGTTTCTAAAATGGAATACTCTATAGATTATGGATCTACTTGGGCAGCCTGTCCAGTTGAAAAACCAGTAAACCGTTTATCATGGCAACATTTTTCAGCTCAAGTAAATTTTCCTAAAGCGGGGTATTATGAAGTTTGGGCACGAGCAACAGATAGTAATGGTATGGCTCAACCTATGTTATTACCAGGATGGAATCCTAAAGGATATTTAAATAATGCGTGTCATAGAATTGCTGTAAAAGTTAAGTGA
- a CDS encoding sterol desaturase family protein — protein sequence MEKYLDAFINAFQGSVNWTWKSIIFEVPWYTNYFWGLIAISLFVWLLEIAFPWRKEQSIFRRDFWLDAFYMFFNFFIFSIVISGVYKILGLAFGEINITAKSLALFDISEWSPWLQLLVFFIILDFVQWFTHVLLHKYPFLWKFHKVHHSVKEMGFAAHLRFHWMENIFYKPLKTFGVMIIGGFEPDQAYIIHFIAIAIGHFNHANIKITWGPLKYLLNNPVMHLYHHAYVLPKGKYGVNYGISLSLWDYIFKTNYIPEDSGTIEIGFKGDDKFPKDFIHQNTYGFKKGQR from the coding sequence ATGGAAAAATATCTAGACGCATTTATTAATGCTTTTCAAGGAAGTGTAAATTGGACATGGAAATCTATAATTTTTGAAGTACCATGGTATACAAACTATTTTTGGGGACTTATAGCAATTTCGCTTTTTGTTTGGCTTTTAGAAATTGCCTTTCCATGGCGAAAAGAACAATCTATTTTTAGACGTGACTTTTGGTTAGATGCATTTTATATGTTCTTTAATTTTTTCATCTTTTCTATTGTAATTAGTGGTGTTTATAAAATTTTAGGATTAGCTTTTGGTGAAATTAATATCACAGCAAAAAGTCTCGCTTTATTCGATATTTCTGAATGGTCTCCGTGGCTACAATTATTAGTATTCTTTATTATACTTGACTTTGTGCAATGGTTTACTCATGTATTATTACATAAATATCCTTTCCTCTGGAAATTTCATAAAGTACATCATAGCGTCAAAGAAATGGGATTCGCAGCGCATTTAAGATTCCATTGGATGGAAAACATATTTTACAAGCCTCTAAAAACTTTTGGAGTTATGATTATAGGGGGCTTTGAACCTGATCAAGCTTATATTATTCATTTCATTGCCATTGCCATTGGTCACTTTAATCACGCCAATATTAAAATTACTTGGGGACCTTTAAAGTACCTTTTAAACAATCCTGTTATGCATTTATATCATCATGCCTATGTATTACCAAAAGGAAAATATGGCGTGAATTATGGTATAAGTTTAAGCCTTTGGGACTATATTTTTAAAACCAATTATATACCAGAAGATAGTGGCACTATAGAAATAGGCTTTAAAGGTGATGATAAATTCCCAAAAGATTTTATTCATCAAAACACCTATGGTTTTAAAAAAGGACAGCGGTAA
- a CDS encoding peptidoglycan DD-metalloendopeptidase family protein produces MFFKNFSEFLFDLYEEPIRVIDSTIENSKYIEIDLSIHNKVLNKLDVSSASTLGDYITNHIKKHNAHVAFGGYNETRNIYKRNTHFNDESSTERNIHLGVDLWCDVNTPVFAPLDATVHSFKNNANYGDYGPTIILKHDIKNVEFYTLYGHLSLSSITGLKVGEKIKQGEQIAVLGGAIVNGNYPPHLHFQIIKDIQGFKGDYSGVCSLQNLKFYLSNCPNPNVILKLGF; encoded by the coding sequence ATGTTTTTTAAAAATTTCTCAGAGTTTCTTTTTGATTTATATGAGGAACCAATACGAGTCATTGATTCAACTATTGAAAACTCAAAATATATAGAGATTGATTTATCTATACATAATAAGGTTTTAAATAAATTAGATGTGTCTTCAGCATCAACATTAGGTGATTATATTACAAATCATATTAAAAAGCATAATGCTCATGTTGCTTTTGGAGGCTATAATGAAACCCGAAATATTTATAAGCGAAATACTCATTTTAATGATGAAAGTTCTACCGAGCGAAATATTCATTTAGGTGTAGATTTATGGTGTGATGTTAACACACCTGTTTTTGCACCTTTAGATGCAACCGTACATAGTTTTAAAAATAATGCTAATTATGGCGATTACGGACCAACCATTATTTTAAAGCACGATATTAAAAATGTTGAATTTTATACGCTTTACGGACATTTAAGTTTAAGCTCAATTACTGGCTTAAAAGTTGGTGAAAAAATTAAACAAGGCGAACAAATTGCAGTTTTAGGGGGTGCTATTGTTAATGGTAATTATCCTCCACATTTACATTTTCAAATTATAAAAGATATACAAGGTTTTAAAGGAGATTATTCTGGAGTGTGTAGTTTGCAAAACTTAAAGTTTTATTTAAGTAATTGTCCGAACCCAAATGTTATTTTAAAGTTGGGATTTTAG
- a CDS encoding DUF4295 domain-containing protein, translating to MAKKSVASLQTGSKRLTKAIKMVKSPKTGAYMFVESIMNPEQVNDFLAKK from the coding sequence ATGGCAAAGAAATCAGTAGCATCATTACAAACAGGATCTAAAAGATTAACGAAAGCAATAAAAATGGTTAAGTCTCCAAAAACAGGAGCTTACATGTTTGTTGAATCTATAATGAATCCAGAACAAGTAAACGACTTTTTAGCTAAAAAGTAA
- the rimO gene encoding 30S ribosomal protein S12 methylthiotransferase RimO, with the protein MRTKTLKKNKINVVTLGCSKNVYDSEVLMGQLKASGKDVVHEEEGNIVVINTCGFINNAKEESVNTILEYVQKKQDGDVDKVFVTGCLSERYKPDLVKEIPNVDEYFGTTELPGLLKALGADYKHELIGERLTTTPKNYAYLKIAEGCDRPCSFCAIPIMRGKHKSTPIENLVTEAEKLAANGVKELILIAQDLTYYGLDIYKKRNLAELLEALVKVEGVEWIRLHYAFPTGFPLDVLDVMNREPKICNYLDIPLQHISDAILKSMRRGTTKEKTTKLIHQFREAVPNMTIRTTLIVGYPGETEENFQELKQWVQDMRFERLGCFTYSHEENTHAYNLEDDVPEDVKIDRANQIMEIQSQISWELNQQKIGQTFKVVIDRKEGNYFVGRTEFDSPDVDNEVLIDASKTYLKTGEFATIKIIEAEDFDLYGEVVN; encoded by the coding sequence ATGCGCACAAAAACTCTTAAGAAAAACAAGATTAATGTTGTAACCCTTGGTTGTAGTAAAAATGTTTACGACAGTGAAGTGTTAATGGGGCAGTTAAAAGCTAGTGGAAAAGATGTAGTTCATGAAGAAGAAGGTAATATTGTAGTTATTAATACCTGTGGGTTTATTAATAATGCGAAAGAAGAGAGCGTCAATACAATTCTAGAGTACGTACAGAAAAAACAAGATGGCGATGTCGATAAAGTGTTTGTTACAGGATGTCTGAGTGAGCGTTATAAGCCAGATTTGGTAAAAGAAATACCAAATGTAGATGAGTATTTTGGTACGACAGAATTACCAGGTTTATTAAAAGCTTTGGGAGCCGATTATAAGCATGAGTTAATAGGTGAACGTTTAACTACAACACCAAAAAACTATGCATATTTAAAAATTGCTGAAGGTTGTGACAGACCTTGTTCGTTTTGTGCTATTCCAATAATGCGAGGCAAACATAAAAGTACTCCCATTGAAAACCTTGTTACAGAAGCTGAAAAATTAGCAGCCAATGGTGTTAAAGAACTTATTTTAATTGCTCAAGATTTAACGTATTACGGTCTTGATATCTATAAAAAGCGTAACCTAGCCGAATTACTAGAAGCTTTAGTAAAAGTAGAAGGTGTTGAGTGGATTCGTTTGCATTATGCATTTCCAACGGGGTTTCCTTTGGATGTGTTAGATGTCATGAATCGTGAACCTAAAATTTGTAATTATTTAGATATACCGTTACAACATATTTCTGATGCTATTTTAAAAAGTATGCGTCGTGGTACAACTAAAGAGAAAACCACCAAGCTTATTCATCAGTTTAGAGAAGCGGTTCCTAATATGACTATTAGAACGACACTTATTGTAGGGTATCCAGGAGAAACAGAAGAGAATTTTCAAGAATTAAAACAATGGGTACAAGATATGCGTTTTGAGCGTTTAGGATGCTTTACGTATAGCCATGAAGAAAATACACATGCTTATAATTTAGAAGATGATGTTCCTGAAGATGTAAAGATTGACAGAGCAAATCAGATTATGGAAATTCAGTCACAAATTTCTTGGGAATTGAATCAGCAAAAAATAGGACAAACTTTTAAAGTGGTTATCGACAGAAAAGAAGGTAACTATTTTGTTGGACGTACTGAATTTGATTCTCCAGATGTAGATAACGAAGTGCTTATTGATGCCTCTAAAACCTATTTAAAAACAGGTGAATTTGCGACTATAAAAATTATTGAAGCAGAAGATTTTGATCTTTATGGTGAGGTTGTAAACTAA